In one window of Pseudomonas chlororaphis subsp. chlororaphis DNA:
- the ccoO gene encoding cytochrome-c oxidase, cbb3-type subunit II — protein MKHEVIEKNVGLLMLLMVFAVSIGGLTQIVPLFFQDVTNKPVEGMKPYTALQLEGRDIYIREGCVGCHSQMIRPFRAETERYGHYSVAGESVWDHPFLWGSKRTGPDLARVGARYSDDWHRAHLYNPRNVVPESKMPAYPWLVTQQVDSSHTETKLRAMRTLGVPYNDDDIAGAVASLKGKTEMDALVAYLQVLGTAIKSKR, from the coding sequence ATGAAACACGAAGTCATCGAGAAAAACGTCGGCCTGCTGATGCTGCTGATGGTATTTGCCGTGAGCATCGGCGGTCTGACCCAGATCGTCCCGCTGTTCTTCCAGGACGTCACCAACAAGCCGGTGGAAGGCATGAAGCCCTACACCGCCCTGCAGCTGGAAGGCCGCGATATCTACATCCGCGAAGGCTGCGTCGGTTGCCACTCGCAGATGATCCGCCCGTTCCGCGCCGAGACCGAACGCTACGGCCACTACTCGGTCGCCGGTGAAAGCGTCTGGGACCACCCGTTCCTGTGGGGTTCCAAGCGTACCGGTCCGGACCTGGCCCGGGTCGGCGCCCGCTACTCCGACGACTGGCACCGCGCGCACCTGTACAACCCGCGCAACGTGGTGCCCGAGTCGAAGATGCCGGCCTACCCATGGCTGGTCACCCAACAGGTCGACAGCAGCCACACCGAGACCAAGCTGCGCGCCATGCGCACCCTCGGCGTGCCGTACAACGACGACGATATCGCCGGTGCCGTCGCCTCCCTCAAGGGCAAGACCGAGATGGATGCCCTGGTCGCCTACCTGCAAGTGCTTGGCACTGCGATCAAGAGCAAGAGGTGA
- a CDS encoding FixH family protein, giving the protein MPAATATSPWYKHLWPWIIIGILACSVTLTLSMVTIAVNNPDNLVNDNYYEAGKGINRSLDRELLAQTLQLRASVHLDDLTGEVNLRLSGNSAPTTLELNLISPTQPEKDRKITLARSETEQGRYIGQLNDKVDGRRFVELLGVEGDKTWRMFEEEQVSHDKDLLLGDEPLQGAEHLDK; this is encoded by the coding sequence ATGCCCGCAGCGACCGCCACAAGCCCCTGGTACAAGCACCTCTGGCCCTGGATCATCATCGGTATCCTGGCCTGCTCGGTGACCTTGACCCTGTCCATGGTGACCATCGCGGTGAACAACCCGGACAACCTGGTCAACGACAACTACTACGAGGCCGGCAAAGGCATCAACCGCTCCCTGGACCGCGAGCTGCTGGCCCAGACCCTGCAACTGCGCGCCAGCGTGCACTTGGATGACCTCACCGGCGAAGTCAACCTGCGCCTGAGCGGCAACAGCGCGCCCACCACCCTGGAGCTGAACCTGATCTCGCCGACCCAGCCGGAAAAAGACCGCAAGATCACCCTCGCCCGCAGCGAAACCGAACAAGGCCGCTACATTGGCCAGTTGAACGACAAGGTCGATGGCCGCCGGTTTGTCGAACTGCTGGGTGTCGAGGGCGACAAGACCTGGCGCATGTTCGAAGAGGAACAGGTCAGCCACGACAAGGACCTGCTGCTGGGTGACGAACCGCTGCAAGGCGCGGAACACCTGGACAAGTAA
- the ccoP gene encoding cytochrome-c oxidase, cbb3-type subunit III produces MTTFWSTYICVLTIGSLIGLTWLLIGTRKGETKGSVDQTMGHSFDGIEEYDNPLPQWWFMLFAGTLVFSVGYLILYPGLGNWKGILPGYENGWTGVHEWEKEMDKADAKFGPIFAKFAAMPVEEVAKDPRALKMGGRLFASNCSVCHGSDAKGAFGFPNLADNNWRWGGNADTIKATIMGGRMAAMPAWGEVLGEDGVKNVAAYVRHELAGLPLPADSSADLVAGKQAFSTTCVACHGANGQGTEIMGAPNLTQPAGFIYGTSLTQLQQTIRHGRQGHMPAQSELLGNDKVQLLAAYVYSLSHNAASQPQTETPSEQ; encoded by the coding sequence ATGACCACCTTCTGGAGTACGTACATCTGCGTACTGACCATCGGCAGCCTGATCGGCCTGACCTGGCTGTTGATCGGCACGCGCAAGGGCGAGACCAAGGGCAGCGTCGACCAGACCATGGGCCACAGCTTCGACGGCATCGAGGAGTACGACAACCCGCTGCCGCAGTGGTGGTTCATGCTGTTCGCCGGCACCCTGGTGTTTTCCGTCGGCTACCTGATCCTCTACCCGGGTCTGGGCAACTGGAAAGGCATCCTGCCCGGCTATGAAAATGGCTGGACCGGCGTGCACGAGTGGGAAAAGGAAATGGACAAGGCAGACGCCAAGTTCGGCCCGATCTTCGCCAAGTTCGCCGCCATGCCCGTGGAAGAAGTGGCCAAGGATCCGCGGGCGCTGAAAATGGGCGGACGCCTGTTCGCTTCCAACTGCTCGGTGTGCCACGGCTCGGATGCCAAGGGCGCCTTCGGCTTCCCTAACCTGGCCGACAACAACTGGCGCTGGGGCGGCAACGCCGACACCATCAAGGCCACCATCATGGGCGGTCGCATGGCGGCCATGCCGGCCTGGGGTGAAGTGCTGGGCGAGGACGGGGTGAAGAACGTCGCGGCCTATGTGCGTCACGAACTCGCCGGCCTGCCGTTGCCCGCCGACAGCAGTGCCGACCTGGTCGCCGGCAAACAGGCGTTCAGCACCACCTGCGTCGCCTGTCACGGCGCCAACGGCCAGGGCACGGAAATCATGGGCGCGCCGAACCTGACGCAACCGGCGGGCTTCATCTACGGCACCAGCCTGACCCAGTTGCAACAGACCATTCGCCATGGTCGCCAGGGCCACATGCCGGCGCAGAGCGAACTGCTGGGCAACGACAAGGTGCAGCTGCTCGCGGCCTACGTCTACAGCCTGTCCCACAACGCGGCCAGCCAGCCGCAGACCGAGACCCCAAGCGAGCAATAA
- the ccoN gene encoding cytochrome-c oxidase, cbb3-type subunit I produces MSTAISPTAYNYKVVRQFAIMTVVWGILGMGLGVFIASQLVWPELNFGLPWTTFGRLRPLHTNLVIFAFGGCALFATSYYVVQRTCQTRLISDSLAAFTFWGWQAVIVGAIVTLPLGYTTTKEYAELEWPLAILLAIVWVTYGLVFFGTIVKRKTKHIYVGNWFYGAFIVVTAMLHIVNHASLPVSFFKSYSAYSGATDAMIQWWYGHNAVGFFLTTGFLGMMYYFVPKQAERPIYSYRLSIVHFWALITLYIWAGPHHLHYTALPDWAQSLGMAMSIILLAPSWGGMINGMMTLSGAWHKLRTDPILRFLVVSLAFYGMSTFEGPMMAIKTVNSLSHYTDWTIGHVHAGALGWVAMISIGALYHMIPKVFGRQQMHSIGLINTHFWLATIGTVLYIASMWVNGITQGLMWRAINDDGTLTYSFVEALQASHPGFIVRALGGAFFAAGMLFMAYNVFRTVRASNPAEAEAAAQISVVGAH; encoded by the coding sequence ATGAGCACAGCAATCAGTCCGACTGCTTATAACTATAAGGTAGTCCGCCAGTTCGCCATCATGACGGTGGTCTGGGGGATCCTTGGCATGGGGCTCGGTGTCTTCATCGCCTCGCAACTGGTCTGGCCGGAGTTGAACTTCGGTCTGCCATGGACGACCTTTGGACGCCTGCGCCCGCTGCACACCAACCTGGTGATTTTCGCCTTCGGTGGATGTGCGTTGTTTGCCACTTCTTACTACGTCGTGCAGCGAACCTGCCAAACGCGACTGATTTCCGACAGCCTGGCGGCCTTCACCTTCTGGGGTTGGCAAGCCGTGATCGTCGGCGCGATCGTTACCTTGCCGCTGGGTTACACCACCACCAAGGAATACGCGGAACTGGAATGGCCCCTGGCTATCCTGCTGGCCATCGTCTGGGTCACCTACGGTCTGGTGTTCTTCGGCACCATCGTCAAGCGCAAGACCAAGCACATCTATGTGGGTAACTGGTTCTACGGTGCCTTCATCGTGGTCACCGCGATGCTGCATATCGTCAACCACGCTTCCCTGCCGGTCAGCTTCTTCAAGTCCTACTCGGCCTACTCGGGCGCAACCGACGCCATGATCCAGTGGTGGTACGGCCACAACGCCGTGGGCTTCTTCCTGACCACCGGCTTCCTGGGGATGATGTACTACTTCGTGCCGAAACAGGCCGAGCGTCCGATCTACTCCTATCGCCTGTCCATCGTGCACTTCTGGGCGCTGATCACCCTGTACATCTGGGCCGGTCCGCACCACCTGCACTACACCGCGCTGCCGGACTGGGCACAATCCCTGGGCATGGCCATGTCGATCATCCTGCTGGCGCCAAGCTGGGGCGGCATGATCAACGGCATGATGACCCTCTCGGGCGCCTGGCATAAGCTGCGCACCGACCCGATCCTGCGGTTCCTGGTGGTGTCCCTGGCGTTCTACGGCATGTCGACCTTCGAAGGTCCGATGATGGCGATCAAGACCGTCAACTCGCTGTCGCACTACACCGACTGGACCATCGGCCACGTCCACGCCGGCGCTCTGGGCTGGGTAGCAATGATCTCCATCGGCGCCCTGTACCACATGATCCCGAAAGTCTTCGGTCGCCAGCAGATGCACAGCATCGGCCTGATCAACACCCACTTCTGGCTGGCAACCATCGGTACCGTGCTGTACATCGCCTCGATGTGGGTCAACGGCATCACCCAGGGCCTGATGTGGCGTGCAATCAACGATGACGGCACCCTCACCTACTCCTTCGTCGAAGCCTTGCAGGCCAGCCACCCTGGTTTCATCGTGCGCGCCCTGGGCGGTGCGTTCTTTGCCGCCGGCATGCTGTTCATGGCGTACAACGTGTTCCGCACCGTTCGCGCCTCGAACCCGGCTGAAGCTGAAGCCGCCGCTCAGATCTCTGTAGTTGGAGCTCACTGA
- the ccoP gene encoding cytochrome-c oxidase, cbb3-type subunit III, protein MTTFWSLYVTVLSLGTIFALTWLLLSTRKGQRAEQTDETVGHSFDGIEEYDNPLPKWWFMLFVGTIVFALGYLVLYPGLGNWKGLLPGYNYLDTEKQTPFANGQTGWTGVHEWEKEMAKSDAKFGPIFAKFASMPIEEVAKDPQALKMGGRLFASNCSVCHGSDAKGAYGFPNLTDADWRWGGEPETIKTTIMGGRHAVMPAWAEVIGEQGVSDVAAYVLTNLDGRKLPESAKADPANGQKIFAANCVACHGPAGKGTPAMGAPDLTHPGAFIYGSSFAQLQQTIRYGRQGQMPAQEQLQGNDKVHLLAAYVYSLSHSDKPADAE, encoded by the coding sequence ATGACTACGTTCTGGAGTCTGTACGTCACAGTCCTCAGTCTGGGTACCATTTTCGCCCTGACCTGGCTGCTGCTGTCGACCCGCAAGGGCCAGCGCGCCGAGCAGACCGACGAGACGGTCGGCCACTCCTTCGACGGGATCGAGGAGTACGACAACCCGCTGCCGAAATGGTGGTTCATGTTGTTCGTCGGCACCATCGTCTTCGCCCTGGGTTACCTGGTGCTCTACCCGGGCCTGGGTAACTGGAAAGGCCTGCTGCCAGGCTACAACTACCTGGACACCGAAAAGCAGACCCCCTTCGCCAACGGCCAGACCGGCTGGACCGGCGTGCATGAGTGGGAAAAGGAAATGGCCAAGTCGGACGCCAAGTTCGGTCCGATCTTCGCCAAGTTCGCCTCCATGCCGATCGAAGAAGTCGCCAAGGACCCGCAAGCCCTGAAGATGGGTGGCCGCCTGTTCGCCTCCAACTGCTCGGTCTGCCACGGCTCCGACGCCAAGGGCGCCTATGGCTTCCCGAACCTGACCGACGCCGACTGGCGCTGGGGCGGCGAGCCGGAGACCATCAAGACCACCATCATGGGCGGTCGTCACGCGGTAATGCCGGCCTGGGCCGAAGTCATCGGCGAACAAGGCGTCAGCGATGTGGCCGCCTACGTGCTGACCAACCTCGATGGCCGCAAGCTGCCGGAAAGCGCCAAGGCCGACCCGGCCAACGGCCAGAAGATCTTCGCCGCCAACTGCGTGGCGTGCCACGGTCCGGCCGGTAAAGGCACCCCAGCCATGGGCGCGCCTGACCTGACCCACCCGGGCGCGTTCATCTACGGCTCGAGCTTCGCCCAACTGCAGCAGACCATCCGTTACGGCCGTCAGGGCCAGATGCCTGCCCAGGAACAGCTGCAAGGCAACGACAAGGTTCACCTGCTGGCCGCTTACGTCTACAGCCTGTCCCACAGTGACAAGCCGGCGGACGCCGAGTAA
- a CDS encoding heavy metal translocating P-type ATPase yields MTTPLPCYHCALPVPAGSRFTAVVLGAPREFCCPGCQAVAEAIVAGGLESYYSHRSEASANPEALPVQLVDELALYDRADVQQPFVRHEGELAETTLLMEGISCAACGWLIEKHLRSLPAVAEARLNLSNHRLHVRWADSQLPLSQVLSELRLIGYAAHPYQADRASEQLASENRLALRQLGVAGLLWFQAMMATMATWPEFNIDLSPELHTILRWIALFLTTPIVFYSCAPFFKGALRDLRTRHLTMDVSVSLAIGAAYIAGIWTSITGVGELYFDAVGMFALFLLAGRYLERRARERTAAATAQLVNLLPASCLRLGADGQSERILLSELHLGDQVLVHPGAILPADGKILDGQSSIDESLLTGEYLPQPRNIGDAVTAGTLNVEGALTVEVLALGQDTRLSAIVRLLDRAQAEKPRLAEIADRAAQWFLLFSLIAAGAIGLLWWQLDASRAFWIVLAMLVATCPCALSLATPTALTAATGTLHKLGLLLTRGHVLEGLNQIDTVIFDKTGTLTEGRLALRSILPVGDLDSQQCLGLAAALENRSEHPIARAFGRAPLAAEEVLSMPGLGLEGLVGEQRLRIGQPAFVCELSACAVPAMPDEAGQWLLLGDSRGPLAWLVLDDRLRSDAPALLAACKARGWNTLLLSGDSSPMVASVAAELGIDEARGGLRPDDKLQVLQQLHRQGRKVLMLGDGVNDVPVLAAADISVAMGSATDLAKTSADAVLLSNRLDALVQAFGLARRTRRIIIENLLWAGLYNGLMLPFAALGWITPVWAAIGMSISSLTVVLNALRLTRLPGQPQAEATTQTRPLPA; encoded by the coding sequence ATGACCACGCCACTGCCCTGCTACCACTGCGCCCTGCCCGTTCCCGCCGGCAGCCGCTTCACCGCCGTCGTGCTCGGCGCTCCCCGCGAGTTCTGCTGCCCGGGCTGCCAGGCGGTGGCCGAAGCCATAGTCGCCGGCGGCCTGGAGAGCTATTACAGCCATCGCAGCGAAGCCTCGGCCAACCCGGAGGCGCTGCCGGTGCAACTGGTGGACGAACTGGCGCTGTACGACCGGGCGGACGTGCAGCAACCCTTCGTCCGGCATGAGGGCGAGCTGGCCGAAACCACCCTGCTGATGGAAGGCATCAGCTGCGCCGCCTGTGGCTGGCTGATCGAGAAACACCTGCGCAGCCTGCCGGCGGTGGCCGAGGCGCGGCTGAACCTGTCCAACCATCGCCTGCATGTGCGCTGGGCCGACAGCCAGTTGCCACTGAGCCAGGTGCTCAGCGAGCTGCGCCTGATCGGCTACGCCGCGCACCCCTATCAGGCCGACCGTGCTTCCGAGCAACTGGCCAGTGAAAACCGCCTGGCCCTGCGCCAGCTGGGCGTGGCCGGGCTGCTGTGGTTCCAGGCGATGATGGCGACCATGGCCACCTGGCCGGAATTCAATATCGACCTGAGCCCCGAGCTGCACACCATCCTGCGCTGGATCGCGTTGTTTCTCACCACGCCGATCGTGTTCTACAGCTGCGCGCCGTTTTTCAAGGGCGCCCTGCGCGACCTGCGCACCCGCCACCTGACCATGGACGTTTCCGTATCGCTGGCGATTGGCGCCGCCTACATCGCCGGGATCTGGACCTCGATCACTGGCGTCGGCGAGCTGTACTTCGATGCCGTGGGCATGTTCGCCCTGTTCCTGTTGGCCGGGCGCTACCTGGAACGCCGTGCCCGCGAACGCACCGCCGCCGCTACCGCGCAACTGGTGAACCTGCTGCCGGCCTCGTGCCTGCGCCTGGGCGCCGACGGCCAGAGCGAACGCATCCTGCTCAGCGAACTGCACCTGGGCGACCAGGTGCTGGTGCATCCCGGCGCCATCCTGCCGGCCGACGGCAAGATCCTCGATGGCCAGTCGAGCATCGACGAATCCCTGCTCACCGGTGAATACCTGCCGCAACCGCGCAATATCGGCGATGCGGTCACCGCCGGTACCCTCAACGTCGAGGGCGCGCTGACCGTGGAGGTCCTGGCCCTGGGGCAGGACACGCGCCTGTCGGCCATCGTCCGCCTGCTGGACCGGGCCCAGGCGGAAAAACCGCGCCTGGCGGAGATCGCCGACCGCGCCGCCCAATGGTTCCTGCTGTTCTCCCTGATCGCCGCGGGCGCCATCGGCCTGCTCTGGTGGCAGCTGGACGCCTCCCGAGCCTTCTGGATCGTCCTGGCCATGCTGGTCGCCACCTGCCCCTGTGCGCTGTCCCTGGCCACCCCGACCGCGCTCACTGCCGCCACCGGCACCCTGCACAAACTCGGCCTGCTGCTGACCCGCGGCCATGTACTCGAAGGCCTGAACCAGATCGACACGGTGATTTTCGACAAGACCGGCACCCTCACCGAGGGGCGCCTGGCCTTGCGCTCGATTCTTCCTGTGGGCGACCTCGACAGCCAGCAGTGCCTGGGCCTGGCCGCCGCCCTGGAAAACCGCTCCGAACACCCGATTGCCCGGGCCTTCGGCCGTGCGCCGCTGGCCGCGGAAGAAGTGCTGAGCATGCCCGGGCTGGGCCTGGAAGGGCTGGTGGGCGAACAGCGTCTGCGCATTGGCCAGCCCGCCTTCGTCTGCGAGCTCAGCGCCTGTGCGGTCCCGGCGATGCCGGACGAAGCCGGCCAATGGCTGCTGCTGGGCGATAGCCGAGGGCCGCTGGCCTGGCTGGTCCTCGACGATCGCCTGCGCAGCGATGCTCCGGCACTGCTGGCCGCCTGCAAGGCGCGCGGCTGGAACACCCTGCTGCTCTCGGGCGACAGCTCGCCGATGGTCGCCAGCGTCGCCGCCGAACTGGGCATCGACGAAGCCCGCGGCGGCCTGCGTCCCGACGACAAGCTGCAGGTGCTGCAACAACTGCATCGCCAGGGCCGCAAAGTGCTGATGCTCGGCGACGGGGTCAACGATGTGCCGGTGCTGGCCGCCGCCGATATCAGCGTGGCCATGGGCTCGGCCACCGACCTGGCCAAGACCAGCGCCGATGCGGTGCTGCTGTCCAACCGCCTGGATGCGCTGGTGCAGGCCTTCGGCCTGGCCCGCCGCACGCGTCGGATAATCATCGAGAACCTGCTGTGGGCCGGGCTGTACAATGGCCTCATGCTGCCGTTCGCCGCCCTCGGCTGGATCACTCCGGTATGGGCCGCCATCGGCATGTCCATCAGTTCGTTGACCGTGGTGCTCAATGCCCTGCGCCTGACTCGCCTGCCGGGCCAGCCCCAGGCCGAGGCCACGACCCAAACCCGCCCGCTGCCGGCCTGA
- a CDS encoding cbb3-type cytochrome oxidase subunit 3, with protein MVLELDSGMIRGLGTLVVMIAFIGLSIWVFNAKRNPEFAQARLLPFADEPSPQVHGNPSDDAQSEEHATRSIRP; from the coding sequence ATGGTTCTTGAACTCGATAGCGGCATGATCCGCGGGCTCGGCACGCTGGTGGTGATGATTGCCTTCATCGGCCTGTCGATCTGGGTCTTCAACGCCAAGCGCAACCCGGAGTTCGCCCAGGCGCGCCTGCTGCCCTTCGCCGACGAACCTTCGCCGCAAGTGCACGGCAATCCATCTGATGACGCTCAATCCGAAGAGCACGCGACAAGGAGCATTCGGCCATGA
- the ccoO gene encoding cytochrome-c oxidase, cbb3-type subunit II, with the protein MKHEAVEKNIGLLAFFMVIAVSIGGLTQIVPLFFQDVTNKPVEGMKPRTALELEGRDVYIANGCVGCHSQMIRPFRAETERYGHYSVAGESVWDHPFLWGSKRTGPDLARVGGRYSDDWQRAHLYNPRNVVPESKMPAYPFLVENKLDGKDTAKKMEVLRTLGVPYTDEDIAGAKDAVKGKTEMDALVAYLQGLGTIIKSKR; encoded by the coding sequence ATGAAGCATGAAGCAGTAGAGAAGAATATCGGCCTGCTGGCCTTCTTCATGGTCATCGCCGTCAGCATCGGCGGCCTGACCCAGATCGTCCCGCTGTTCTTCCAGGACGTCACCAACAAGCCGGTGGAAGGCATGAAGCCGCGCACCGCCCTGGAACTGGAAGGCCGCGACGTCTATATCGCCAACGGCTGTGTCGGCTGCCACTCGCAGATGATCCGTCCGTTCCGTGCTGAAACCGAACGTTACGGCCACTACTCGGTCGCCGGTGAAAGCGTCTGGGACCACCCGTTCCTGTGGGGTTCCAAGCGTACCGGTCCGGACCTGGCCCGCGTCGGTGGTCGTTACTCCGATGACTGGCAGCGTGCGCACTTGTACAACCCGCGCAACGTTGTACCCGAGTCGAAAATGCCGGCTTACCCGTTCCTCGTAGAAAACAAGCTCGACGGCAAAGACACCGCGAAAAAAATGGAAGTCTTGCGCACCCTCGGCGTCCCTTACACCGACGAAGACATCGCCGGTGCCAAGGATGCCGTGAAGGGCAAAACCGAAATGGACGCGCTGGTGGCCTATCTGCAAGGCCTTGGCACCATCATCAAAAGCAAACGGTGA
- the ccoG gene encoding cytochrome c oxidase accessory protein CcoG, producing MSNQIPVHDVTPPAKNSNNSVDLYASREKIYTRAFTGLFRNLRMVGGAALFLLYFGTVWLNWGGHQAVWWNLPERKFFIFGATFWPQDFILLSGLLIIAAFGLFFITVYAGRVWCGYTCPQSVWTWIFMWCEKVTEGDRNQRIKLDKAPMSANKFLRKFSKHSLWLLIGFVTGMTFVGYFSPIRELVIDFFTGQADGWSYFWVGFFTLATYGNAGWLREQVCIYMCPYARFQSVMFDKDTLIVSYDPRRGEGRGPRKKGADYKAMGLGDCIDCTMCVQVCPTGIDIRDGLQIECIGCAACIDACDNIMDKMDYPRGLISYTTEHNLSGQKTHKLRPRLIGYALVLLAMISLLVTAFFMRSLVGFDVSKDRVLYRENAEGRIENVYSLKIMNKDQRDHTYVLDAAGLPDLKLQGRREIKVAAGDIVSMPVELSSSPEQLPSSTNEVKFILKDADDESVHVEAKSRFIGPQIR from the coding sequence ATGAGCAACCAGATTCCGGTACATGACGTCACCCCTCCTGCCAAGAATTCGAACAACAGCGTAGATCTCTACGCCTCTCGGGAAAAAATCTACACACGCGCTTTCACTGGCCTCTTCCGCAACTTGCGGATGGTTGGCGGTGCGGCCCTGTTCCTGCTGTATTTCGGTACGGTGTGGCTCAACTGGGGCGGCCACCAGGCCGTCTGGTGGAACCTGCCGGAACGCAAGTTCTTCATCTTCGGTGCCACCTTCTGGCCCCAGGATTTCATCCTGCTGTCGGGGCTTTTGATCATCGCCGCCTTCGGCCTGTTTTTCATCACCGTGTACGCCGGGCGCGTCTGGTGCGGCTATACCTGCCCGCAAAGCGTCTGGACCTGGATCTTCATGTGGTGCGAGAAGGTCACCGAAGGCGACCGCAACCAGCGCATCAAGCTCGACAAGGCGCCGATGAGCGCCAACAAGTTCCTGCGCAAGTTCAGCAAACACAGCCTTTGGCTGCTGATCGGCTTCGTTACCGGCATGACCTTCGTCGGTTACTTCTCGCCGATCCGCGAGCTGGTCATCGACTTCTTCACCGGCCAGGCCGATGGCTGGTCGTATTTCTGGGTCGGCTTCTTCACCCTCGCCACCTATGGCAACGCCGGCTGGCTGCGCGAACAGGTGTGCATCTACATGTGCCCCTACGCACGCTTCCAGAGCGTGATGTTCGATAAAGACACCCTGATCGTCTCCTACGACCCACGTCGCGGCGAAGGTCGCGGCCCGCGCAAGAAAGGCGCCGACTACAAGGCCATGGGCCTGGGCGATTGCATCGACTGCACCATGTGCGTGCAGGTCTGCCCGACCGGTATCGACATCCGTGACGGCCTGCAGATCGAATGCATCGGCTGCGCCGCCTGTATCGATGCCTGCGACAACATCATGGACAAGATGGACTACCCGCGCGGCCTGATCAGCTACACCACCGAACACAACCTGTCCGGACAGAAAACCCATAAACTGCGTCCACGCCTGATCGGTTATGCGCTGGTGCTGCTGGCGATGATCAGCCTGCTGGTCACGGCCTTCTTCATGCGCTCGCTGGTGGGCTTCGATGTCAGCAAGGACCGCGTGCTCTATCGCGAGAACGCCGAAGGCCGGATCGAGAACGTCTACAGCCTGAAGATCATGAACAAGGACCAGCGCGACCATACCTACGTACTGGACGCCGCCGGCCTGCCGGACCTCAAGCTGCAAGGCCGGCGCGAGATCAAGGTGGCGGCCGGCGATATCGTCAGCATGCCGGTCGAGCTGTCGAGCTCGCCGGAACAACTGCCGTCGAGCACCAACGAGGTGAAGTTCATCCTCAAGGACGCCGACGACGAAAGCGTCCACGTTGAAGCCAAGAGCCGGTTCATCGGCCCACAAATTCGTTAA
- a CDS encoding CcoQ/FixQ family Cbb3-type cytochrome c oxidase assembly chaperone, which translates to MDIGMIRGLGTVVVMVAFIGLALWVFSPKRKSEFEDATLLPFADDPEAIKHVEQASRSNKE; encoded by the coding sequence ATGGATATCGGGATGATTCGTGGCCTGGGCACCGTAGTGGTGATGGTGGCCTTCATCGGCCTGGCGCTGTGGGTATTCAGCCCCAAGCGCAAGTCCGAGTTCGAAGACGCGACCTTGCTGCCGTTCGCGGATGATCCCGAAGCCATCAAGCACGTCGAGCAAGCTTCTAGGAGTAACAAAGAATGA